The Catenuloplanes niger genome includes a window with the following:
- a CDS encoding GOLPH3/VPS74 family protein translates to MTISLAEELVLLAYDDEGAASGTSTWLDYGIAGAHLVELALAERIALTDGRVDVVDATPTGSPRADAALATIAADAKRRKPDDWIYRLSKKARQPVLDELVGAGILERRADRVMRIFPVTRYPAPHGVEPVAETERRALLRAAIDGSDTAPDTRTLVLCTLIAALDWEKRVFPDLPRKETKKRLKELGESHWAGSAVGRLIKDLQAAIMMTTVTIAVAATAGS, encoded by the coding sequence ATGACGATCTCGCTGGCTGAGGAACTGGTTCTGCTCGCCTACGACGACGAGGGTGCCGCGTCCGGCACCAGCACCTGGCTGGACTACGGCATCGCCGGCGCGCACCTGGTGGAGCTCGCGCTGGCGGAACGGATCGCGCTGACCGACGGCCGGGTCGACGTGGTCGACGCGACGCCGACCGGCTCGCCGCGGGCGGACGCGGCGCTGGCCACGATCGCGGCGGACGCGAAGCGGCGCAAGCCGGACGACTGGATCTACCGGCTGTCGAAGAAGGCCCGGCAGCCGGTGCTGGACGAGCTGGTGGGGGCCGGCATCCTGGAGCGGCGCGCGGACCGGGTGATGCGCATCTTCCCGGTCACCCGCTACCCGGCACCGCACGGTGTCGAGCCGGTGGCGGAGACGGAGCGCCGCGCGCTGCTGCGGGCCGCGATCGACGGTTCGGACACCGCGCCGGACACCCGGACGCTGGTGCTGTGCACGCTGATCGCCGCGCTCGACTGGGAGAAGCGGGTCTTCCCGGACCTGCCCCGGAAGGAGACCAAGAAGCGCCTGAAGGAGCTGGGCGAGTCGCACTGGGCCGGCAGCGCGGTGGGCCGCCTGATCAAGGACCTGCAGGCCGCGATCATGATGACCACGGTCACGATCGCCGTCGCCGCCACGGCGGGCTCCTGA
- a CDS encoding CDP-alcohol phosphatidyltransferase family protein, whose translation MTAGVWTGTVSPLRGPAAGLLAQFAVLGGLTAAVGLGATGWIAGTVYALALGTLLTGAMHRAGMRVFGPANAVTLARATLIGGVTALVADVQRTPVAVLVVLASVALVLDGVDGIVARRTGSSSPFGARFDGEVDAFLILVLSVFVAFHLGWWVLAIGAFRYAFVAAGWHLTWLRNDLPVRYSRKTVAAIQGVVLVAAASGVLPGVAAGLLVAGALAALVWSFGRDIAYLHRTYGASADVA comes from the coding sequence GTGACAGCAGGCGTATGGACCGGCACCGTCAGTCCCCTTCGCGGCCCCGCGGCCGGGCTGCTCGCCCAGTTCGCGGTGCTCGGTGGCCTCACCGCCGCGGTCGGTCTCGGCGCCACCGGCTGGATCGCCGGCACGGTCTACGCGCTCGCGCTCGGCACCCTGCTGACCGGCGCCATGCACCGCGCCGGGATGCGGGTCTTCGGCCCGGCGAACGCGGTCACGCTGGCTCGCGCCACGCTGATCGGCGGCGTCACGGCACTGGTCGCGGACGTCCAGCGCACGCCGGTCGCGGTCCTGGTGGTGCTCGCGTCGGTGGCGCTGGTCCTGGACGGCGTGGACGGGATCGTGGCCCGCCGCACCGGCAGCAGCTCACCGTTCGGGGCCCGCTTCGACGGCGAGGTGGACGCGTTCCTGATCCTGGTGCTGAGCGTCTTCGTGGCGTTCCACCTGGGCTGGTGGGTGCTGGCGATCGGCGCGTTCCGGTACGCGTTCGTGGCCGCCGGCTGGCACCTCACCTGGCTGCGGAACGACCTGCCGGTGCGCTACTCCCGCAAGACGGTCGCCGCGATCCAGGGCGTCGTGCTGGTCGCGGCCGCGTCGGGCGTGCTGCCGGGCGTGGCCGCCGGGCTCCTGGTGGCGGGGGCCCTGGCGGCGCTGGTGTGGTCCTTCGGGCGGGACATCGCCTACCTGCACCGCACCTACGGTGCATCGGCCGACGTGGCCTGA
- a CDS encoding alpha/beta fold hydrolase has protein sequence MDITTGDGRTLHAYDRGTGTRVVMWHHGTPNIGTPPRPLFEAADRLGVRLIGYDRPGYGGSTALPGRDVASAARDAAAVADALGVAEFAVLGHSGGGPHALACAALLPGRVTAAATVAGLAPRRDETWFDGMGPAGVAGLRAAIAGRAAKEAHAAGDSMPDFTPADWAALEGEWGWFGEVVEPAVAAGPGPLIDDDLAYVQPWGFDPATIEVPVLLVHGADDRVVPAAHARGLVPGAESWIVPGAGHISVLPETAVRALDWLAAR, from the coding sequence ATGGATATCACCACCGGCGACGGACGCACGCTGCACGCCTACGACCGGGGCACGGGCACGCGGGTCGTCATGTGGCATCACGGGACGCCGAACATCGGCACGCCACCCCGGCCGCTGTTCGAGGCCGCGGATCGGCTCGGTGTCCGCCTGATCGGCTACGACCGGCCCGGTTACGGCGGGTCCACGGCGCTGCCGGGCCGCGACGTCGCGTCCGCCGCGCGGGACGCGGCCGCGGTCGCGGACGCGCTGGGCGTGGCGGAGTTCGCCGTGCTCGGGCACTCCGGCGGCGGGCCGCACGCGCTCGCCTGCGCCGCGCTGCTGCCCGGCCGGGTGACCGCGGCCGCGACCGTCGCCGGGCTGGCGCCGCGCCGCGACGAGACGTGGTTCGACGGCATGGGCCCGGCCGGTGTCGCCGGACTGCGCGCCGCGATCGCCGGCCGCGCGGCCAAGGAGGCCCACGCGGCCGGCGACTCCATGCCCGACTTCACGCCCGCGGACTGGGCCGCGCTGGAGGGGGAGTGGGGCTGGTTCGGCGAGGTGGTCGAGCCCGCGGTCGCGGCCGGTCCCGGCCCGCTGATCGACGACGACCTCGCGTACGTGCAGCCGTGGGGTTTCGACCCGGCCACGATCGAGGTCCCGGTGCTGCTGGTGCACGGCGCGGACGACCGGGTGGTGCCGGCCGCGCACGCCCGCGGCCTGGTCCCCGGCGCGGAGTCGTGGATCGTCCCCGGTGCCGGCCACATCTCGGTGCTGCCGGAGACCGCGGTGCGCGCGCTCGACTGGCTCGCGGCGCGGTGA
- a CDS encoding endonuclease/exonuclease/phosphatase family protein, whose translation MRKTVVVVPAVVLAVLIGFPGLVPNVGPRLGSLLETFLPWLGLGVPVLFGVALVRRSRLAAAAAVLPMVAWLVVCGGKLAQTSGTPADITVVQHNLSDENPDPAGTARTLLTADAELIGVQELLPENVAAYDAVLATAYPHHAVHGTVGLWSRYPIVESRLVDIRPASLDDGNWNRGLRAVVATLQGDVAVYVVHLPSLRLGPGGFGSDRRDESAVRLGDALAAEPLERVVLIGDLNGTVEDRGLRPITDRVSTAGDRFAFSWPARTPVARIDQIMARSIAVRTVWAMDRTGSDHLPIMARLMFLS comes from the coding sequence ATGCGGAAGACGGTCGTGGTCGTACCGGCGGTGGTGTTGGCGGTTCTGATCGGTTTTCCCGGGTTGGTGCCGAACGTGGGGCCGCGCCTCGGGAGCCTGCTCGAGACGTTCCTGCCGTGGCTGGGGCTCGGCGTCCCGGTGCTGTTCGGAGTCGCGCTGGTCCGGAGGTCACGGCTCGCGGCGGCCGCCGCGGTCCTGCCGATGGTCGCCTGGCTGGTGGTCTGCGGCGGGAAGCTGGCGCAGACCTCGGGGACCCCGGCCGACATCACGGTGGTGCAGCACAACCTCAGCGACGAGAACCCGGATCCGGCCGGGACCGCGCGCACGCTGCTCACCGCGGACGCGGAGCTGATCGGCGTGCAGGAGCTGCTGCCGGAGAACGTGGCCGCCTACGACGCGGTGCTGGCCACGGCGTACCCGCATCACGCGGTGCACGGCACGGTCGGGCTGTGGTCGCGCTACCCGATCGTGGAGTCCCGGTTGGTGGACATCCGGCCGGCGAGCCTGGACGACGGCAACTGGAACCGGGGGCTGCGCGCGGTCGTCGCCACGCTCCAGGGCGACGTGGCGGTCTACGTCGTGCACCTGCCCTCGCTGCGACTCGGGCCCGGTGGGTTCGGCAGTGACCGGCGCGACGAGTCCGCGGTGCGGCTCGGCGACGCGCTGGCCGCCGAGCCGCTGGAGCGGGTCGTGCTGATCGGGGATCTGAACGGCACCGTCGAGGACCGCGGGCTGCGTCCGATCACCGACCGGGTGAGCACCGCGGGCGACCGGTTCGCGTTCTCCTGGCCGGCGCGCACACCGGTGGCCCGGATCGACCAGATCATGGCGCGGTCGATCGCGGTACGGACGGTGTGGGCGATGGACCGCACCGGCAGTGATCACCTGCCGATCATGGCCCGGCTCATGTTCCTGTCCTGA
- a CDS encoding MerR family transcriptional regulator, whose translation MFSAVMPPRQVKIGDAAAFAGTTPRAIRHYHEIGLLPEPERGVDGRRRYGYDDMIRLLWIRKMADAGISLDDMRAAFDGTRDIDDVLARLERTLAEQEAGIARRRAAVRRLRAVGSPLGLLSEAVTGRLDHLPPGALRPDDVDALLVTERIFGSLGAAIQASVFIVLATDPGLRAEQDRLDAAEAALDDGVRPDDPRVEELAVRRCAQLMALDRAAVKAGLHVAEEKLLETVDDTEPADTRMSAGAAVTKMPYDWSPARTRCAERAGQLFAEAISASERYRDGQATSADAP comes from the coding sequence ATGTTCTCCGCCGTCATGCCGCCGCGCCAGGTCAAGATCGGTGACGCCGCCGCCTTCGCCGGGACGACGCCGCGCGCCATCCGCCACTACCACGAGATCGGCCTGCTGCCGGAGCCGGAGCGGGGCGTGGACGGCCGGCGCCGCTACGGCTACGACGACATGATCCGCCTGCTGTGGATCCGCAAGATGGCGGACGCCGGTATCAGCCTCGACGACATGCGGGCCGCGTTCGACGGGACCCGGGACATCGACGACGTGCTGGCCCGGCTGGAGCGGACCCTGGCCGAGCAGGAGGCCGGCATCGCCCGCCGGCGCGCGGCCGTCCGGCGCCTGCGGGCCGTGGGCAGCCCGCTCGGACTGCTCTCGGAGGCGGTCACCGGCCGGCTCGACCACCTGCCGCCGGGCGCGCTGCGCCCCGACGACGTGGACGCGCTGCTGGTCACGGAACGCATCTTCGGCTCGCTCGGCGCCGCGATCCAGGCCAGCGTGTTCATCGTGCTGGCCACCGACCCCGGCCTGCGGGCGGAGCAGGACCGCCTGGACGCGGCCGAGGCGGCGCTGGACGACGGCGTGCGGCCCGACGACCCGCGCGTGGAGGAACTCGCCGTGCGTCGATGCGCCCAGCTCATGGCCCTGGACCGGGCCGCCGTGAAGGCCGGGCTGCACGTGGCGGAGGAGAAGCTCCTCGAGACCGTCGACGACACCGAACCGGCGGACACCCGGATGAGCGCCGGCGCGGCGGTCACCAAGATGCCGTACGACTGGTCACCCGCCCGGACACGCTGTGCGGAACGCGCGGGGCAGCTCTTCGCCGAGGCCATCTCCGCCTCGGAGCGGTACCGCGACGGTCAGGCCACGTCGGCCGATGCACCGTAG
- a CDS encoding choice-of-anchor C family protein, with product MMPRRATAVIAGVLSVLAAAPAHATAGAFWDSFEEPWAPTGSFTTYRAGQVFGPWAVIGGDVDLIGGGYWAAQNEAQSLDLNGARAGAIRATFGTTLAADYRVSYRLSGNPAGPPEVKTGVAGVDGRPRQDFAFDATRTSRTAMGYVEMSFTFRATRAATSLELTSTTPGAYGPVLDNVLVQSCTITDCSAGR from the coding sequence ATGATGCCACGTCGTGCCACCGCCGTCATCGCGGGCGTGCTGTCGGTCCTGGCCGCCGCGCCCGCGCACGCCACCGCGGGCGCGTTCTGGGACAGCTTCGAGGAGCCGTGGGCGCCGACCGGGAGCTTCACCACGTACCGTGCGGGTCAGGTCTTCGGCCCGTGGGCCGTGATCGGCGGTGACGTGGACCTGATCGGCGGCGGCTACTGGGCGGCCCAGAACGAGGCGCAGTCGCTGGACCTGAACGGCGCGCGGGCCGGCGCGATCCGGGCGACGTTCGGCACCACGCTGGCCGCGGACTACCGGGTCAGCTACCGCCTGTCCGGGAACCCGGCCGGCCCGCCGGAGGTCAAGACCGGCGTGGCCGGCGTCGACGGCCGGCCGCGGCAGGACTTCGCCTTCGACGCGACCCGGACCAGCAGGACCGCCATGGGGTACGTGGAGATGTCGTTCACGTTCCGGGCCACGCGCGCGGCGACGTCGCTGGAGCTGACCAGCACCACGCCCGGCGCGTACGGCCCGGTGCTCGACAACGTCCTCGTGCAGAGCTGCACCATCACCGACTGTTCGGCCGGACGGTGA
- a CDS encoding class I SAM-dependent methyltransferase: protein MSVAEAPRYASTWLDLREPADAAARATELADELRGRLADVPDPVILDLGCGTGSMARWLAPRLDGRQHWILQDRDPDLLGVAAASMIGSGGAITVETRQGDITELSAADLEGVSLVTASALLDLLDADDAARLAGACAESGTPALLTLSVSGLAELSPAEPLDGPLNSAFNEHLRQHVAGRTLLGAEAVEVISAAFEERGATVHARPSRWHLGPDRRELIAEWLRGWVTAASTRLGRAASVEHEIDEYLRRRLAQAAAGELTVVVHHTDLLALPGEAS from the coding sequence ATGAGTGTCGCGGAAGCGCCGAGGTACGCCTCGACGTGGCTGGACCTGCGTGAGCCGGCGGACGCCGCGGCCCGGGCGACGGAGCTGGCCGACGAGCTTCGCGGCCGGCTGGCGGACGTGCCGGACCCGGTGATCCTCGACCTCGGCTGCGGCACCGGTTCGATGGCCCGGTGGCTCGCGCCGCGGCTCGACGGCCGCCAGCACTGGATCCTGCAGGATCGCGACCCGGACCTGCTCGGCGTGGCCGCGGCCAGCATGATCGGCAGCGGCGGCGCGATCACGGTGGAGACCCGGCAGGGTGACATCACCGAGTTGTCCGCGGCCGACCTGGAGGGCGTGTCGCTGGTCACCGCGTCCGCGCTGCTGGACCTGCTGGACGCGGACGACGCCGCCCGGCTCGCGGGGGCCTGTGCCGAGTCGGGCACGCCCGCGCTGCTCACGCTCTCGGTCAGCGGGCTCGCGGAGCTGAGCCCGGCCGAGCCGCTGGACGGGCCGCTGAACAGCGCGTTCAACGAGCATCTGCGGCAGCACGTGGCCGGCCGCACGCTGCTCGGTGCGGAGGCCGTCGAGGTGATCAGCGCGGCGTTCGAGGAGCGTGGGGCGACGGTGCACGCGCGGCCCAGCCGGTGGCACCTCGGTCCGGACCGCCGGGAGCTGATCGCGGAGTGGCTGCGCGGCTGGGTCACGGCCGCGTCCACCCGGCTCGGCCGTGCGGCGAGCGTCGAGCACGAGATCGACGAGTACCTGCGGCGCCGGCTCGCGCAGGCCGCGGCCGGTGAGCTGACCGTCGTCGTGCATCACACCGACCTGCTGGCGCTGCCCGGAGAGGCCTCCTGA